The following coding sequences are from one Paenibacillus stellifer window:
- a CDS encoding IS3 family transposase yields MNKKSDALLRERPSVKYSFIHEHRFEYRLEKLCNVLNVSRSGYYKWRCRPESERAKHHRKMTECVRKAYEESRRLYGSPKLTRQLNRQGIVISERTDGRIMKKQGLRSRTVKKYKATTNSNIRSPFKTMC; encoded by the coding sequence ATGAATAAAAAAAGCGATGCACTACTTCGCGAAAGACCGTCGGTAAAGTATTCGTTCATCCATGAACACCGCTTCGAGTACCGATTGGAGAAGTTGTGCAACGTTCTGAATGTCTCTCGTAGCGGCTACTACAAATGGCGGTGCAGACCGGAAAGTGAACGGGCAAAGCATCACCGGAAGATGACGGAGTGTGTTCGTAAGGCTTACGAGGAGTCCAGAAGACTGTACGGGAGTCCCAAACTCACAAGGCAGTTGAACCGTCAAGGGATCGTCATCTCTGAACGCACGGACGGCCGGATCATGAAGAAACAGGGCCTTCGTTCGCGTACAGTCAAGAAGTACAAGGCAACCACCAACTCCAATATACGCTCCCCGTTCAAGACAATGTGTTAA
- a CDS encoding IS3 family transposase, whose product MLNREFQATKPGEKWVSDITYVWTVEGWLYLVSVIDLYSRKIVGWQMGERIDQRTRDGGSSAGLWPSASRSWSTAHLDRGSQYASHDYQKQLVLYEMIGSMSRKGNCYDNACIESFHSVLKKELIYLNRYETREQAKQSIFEYIEFFYNTRRIHSSIDYHTPSEYERLYLNRTA is encoded by the coding sequence GTGTTAAACCGTGAATTTCAAGCCACAAAACCAGGAGAGAAATGGGTTAGCGATATCACATATGTCTGGACCGTGGAAGGATGGTTGTATTTGGTGAGTGTCATAGATCTGTACTCTCGCAAAATTGTCGGCTGGCAAATGGGCGAGCGGATTGACCAAAGAACTCGTGATGGGGGCTCTTCAGCAGGCCTATGGCCGTCAGCGTCCAGATCCTGGTCTACTGCACATTTAGATCGTGGAAGCCAATATGCCTCTCACGATTATCAGAAACAGCTAGTTCTCTATGAAATGATCGGGAGCATGAGTCGCAAGGGCAATTGCTATGATAATGCCTGCATCGAGTCGTTTCATAGCGTACTCAAGAAGGAATTGATCTACTTGAACCGCTATGAAACGAGGGAACAAGCGAAGCAGAGCATTTTCGAGTATATTGAGTTCTTCTACAACACCCGGCGTATTCATTCCTCCATTGATTACCATACCCCTTCGGAGTATGAACGGCTTTATTTAAACCGAACTGCTTAA